The genomic region gttgaaatcggaagtttacatacacttaagttggagtcattaaatcttgtttttcaaccactccacaaatttctttgtgcatgacacaagtaatttttccaataattgtttaaagacagattatttaatttataattcagtgtgtcacaattccagtgggtcagaagattacatactaaattgactgtgcctttaacctcccctccccctccagcctcccaaaataatgtcatggctttagaagcttctgataggctattgacatcatttgagtcaattggaggtgtacctgtggatgtatttcaaggccgaccttcaaactcagtacctctttgcttgacatcatgggaaaatcaaaagaaatcagccaagacctcagaataaaaattgtagacctccacaagtctggttcacccttgggagcaatttccaaattcctgaaggtaccacgttcatctgtacaaacaatagtacgcaagtatatacaccatgggaccactcagccgtcataccgctcaggaaggagacacgttctgtctcttagagatgaacgtacttcggtgcggaaagtgcaaatcaattccagaacaacaacaaaggaccttgtgaagatgctggaggaaacaggtacaaaagtatctatatccacagtaaattgagtcctatatcgacataacctgaaaggccactcagcaaggaagaagccactgctccaaaaccgccataaaaaagccagactacggtttgcaactgcacatggggacaaagattgtactttttggagaaatgtccactggtctgatgaaacaaaaatagaactgtttgaccatgatgacaattgttatgtttggaggtaaaagggggaggcttgcaagccaaacaacaccatcccaaccatgaagcacggggttgcagcatcatgttgtgggggtgctttgctgcaggaggaactggtgcacttcacaaaatggatggcataatgagggaggaaaattatgtggatatattgaagcaacatctcaagacatcagtcatgaagttaaagctttgtcgcaaatgggtcttccaaatgaacaatgaccccaagcatactttcaaagttctggcaaaatggccattggtattggagtggccatcacaatcctcaatcctatagaacatttgtgggcagaactgaaaagcatgtgtgagcaagtaggcctacaaacctgactcagttacaccagctctgtcaggaggaatgggccaaaattcagccaacttattgtgggaagcttgtggaaggctacctgaaatgtttgacccaagttaaacaatttaaaggcaatgctatcaaatactaattgagtgtatgtaaacgtctgacccactgggaatgtgatgaaagaaataaaagctggaattaatcattctctctaatattattctgacattttacattcttaaaataaagtggtgatcctaactgacctaagacacgGAATTTTCACTATGAAttattgtcaggaattgtgaaaaactgactttaaatgtatttggctaaggtgtatgtaaacttccgacttcaactgtatgttttagTCATACCACTGAGTATATAAGCCCAGAGGCGCAACATCTTGAGAATTCCGGGAACGCTTGAGAAACAGATCAAGCAGATCAGGATGAGGTTTGAGGTTTGAGAAGTCAATTAGTGAAGTGAAAACGTATTCCTTAGTTACTTATTTTCTCTAAATCTAAAGGAACAAACTTCAATCGAGCCAATGTCTTTaagttattactccaacctcatGAAAACTGACaggttttatttattattattttttaccccctttatctccccaatttcgtgattacgatcttgtctcatcgctgcaactccccaacgggctcgggagagtcgaaggtcaagtcatgcgtcctccaaaacatggcccgaagccagctgcaccaatgtgttggaggaaacaccattcaactgacgaccgaagtcagcctgcagtcGAAACTGAGACCTTTTCATTAGAGTTAATAACAACTTTATTGCGAAGAAGTGACTTTGATTTGAAGGCCTGCATATGCGCAGTTAGGCACGTTTCCGCATGAGCTTTGCTAGCCAAAGTCACCCTGACATCGCCTACAAGTGTGATCGGGAATTTCTATTAgagaagcagtttctgcctatcttcatactgtactgtctctggTTATACATTTACTAGTTAGCTAATTACAGGCTGAACATTACCCCACTGAAGGTATTAATTTTCCTTCTTGGATTATCCTTCTTGGATGTCCTCTGTTTACATAGAATACATGAGTGATTCACATTGTACTATCTACTACTGCTGTAGCATGTTTCCTCCCTGCTCCCTCGTTATGGCAATGCATGTAGTAACCTAAACATTAATAGATCACAGTCTGGCCCACAAAGATCAGACGACAGCAAGTATGACCAACAAAACCTAAATAGATACGAATCATCTTTCATCAAGTCAAGAAAAAATGTCTAATGCAACATTTACTAATGTAATTATAAAGAAAACAGACAGCATGTACAAAATTCAAATTATTTTAGAGGGTGATATAAGGCATGAAGCAAATGTGGAATGACTTTGTGAAAGGTTTAGACCCAGTGAAGATGTAGAGTGAAGGTATCTTTTAACCCTCTCTGTACCCAGGTGCAGTGGAACAATTATCTTTCAGCCTCAGAGCAGCATGACTGGTTCTGATTCTGGATAGCTGTATAACGTTCGTCGtaagtggaagaagaggaggaccaatgcgcagcgtggtccaccatagtctttgtccgcctcttaacccgcctccgtggcctctttagagcggcgaccctcgccgccgacctcggactggggaccctagcaacgggtcccgaatggacaggAGATtctggcagcaccggacaggcgggagggttggtgtgtggaggaggcaccagatagaccggaccgtggaggcacacgtgaggtctcgagcaccgagcctgcacaaccctacctggttggatactccccgtagccaggccagtgcagcAAGGTGGAATttaccgcactgggctgtgctggtgaaccggggacaccatgcgcagggctggtgccatgtaccccggcccaaggagacgcactggagacaaGATGCGCTGatccggcttcatggcacctggctcgatgcccactctagcccggccaatacgaggcgctgctatgtaACGCAcagggctatgcctgcgcaccggagacaccgtgcgcctcaggcataacacggtgcctgcccggtccacctctctccatggTAAGaatggggagttggctcaggtctcctacatgacttagccacactccccttgTGCCTCCTCCCAATAATTTTTTGGGGtagcctctcgggcttccttgatCGCCGTGCCAACTCCATTCGCCGGTATCCCTCCTCGcactgttccagagaatcccaggcgggctccggcactctccctgggtcgaccgaccaCCTTTCTATCTCGTCCCATGTTGTCACCTCCTCCAGATAGCGCTgctccttaccacgctgcttgatcctttggtggtgggtgattctgtaatgttcgtcgtaggtggaagaagaggaggaccaatgcgcagcattGTAAGTGTCCATATTCTTTAATAAAGTAATTGAACACTGAAACAATAAATAAAACGACTAAACGAACAGTCCTGAATGGTGCAGGAAAAAACtccagaaaataatcacccacaactcaagggtgaaaacaggctacctaagtatggttctcaatcagggacaacgattgacagctacctctgattgagaaccataccaggccaaacacagaaatctcaaatcatagaaaaaaagaacatagactgcccaccccaactcacgccctaaccatactaaaaccaagacaaaacaaaggaactaaggtcagaacatgacaagcTGAACGCCTTTAAATTCCTTTTTAATATCAACAGTTGTCCAACCATAACATTGGAAATCACTCTGTGAGCTATGAGTTTTTCCAACTTGAGACTAGGGCTGTCATGTCATTTTGTCATcctgtgattgtcaagcaaatatttgctggtctcacggtaattgatcgttaattaacataaaaatGTATTGCCTCTCttggcttccacacatagcctacaagccactgatgcagacctgtGGAACGTCTGCATTTcaaaaatccatttaatatagcctacaccttcacaataaatgttttgatttttaaaacATTCTAAGGCTGAATGATGCTACTAATTATGATTTGAAAAAAGCTGCATGAAAGTCATGAGCTCAGCTTTGTAACTTGCGCAGGATGCACACActacatcagtctctcattcacaatttgacaagcacttgataatattctcacTAGGCCTCTAATGTCCCGGCGGCATCCTCCTTGTGTGGCCATAATGTCCCCtgaaaaaatccatgccttttgcggccaaAGTGGCCATTGTGTCCTTGGGCTGAGTATAATTATTATAATTTCCTTCTCCAGGCTGCCAATCACCGTGCTCTGAAGCACCTCAcactcacatggctctcagaTACCTAAATGATTTTTAGCCAATGCCCTTCATGTGATCGGGTCCTTCTCACAGGCATCTCAACTCTGAAGTAGGCTaagagtgaagacagacacatctggGACGCAACTGTGCGTGTCCTTCTTGTCGAagtccgaggtgcatattgaagatgttagaagaactgtccacatttacttttcatcagtcaacaagatgagtaggcttGCTGAACAGTTCTCGGTCATTGTACATACCATTTGTAGACCATGTGGACTTCATCTGTAATGACTCGGACGATTTTGGATCTGTAAAGGACTGAGGCCAAAACATCTTTCCTGGTTTTCTCCAACCAGCTCTCCGGACTTCCGAAGACAAGGTCGCATGCACCCTCCAATATAACGTTCTTGTCTTGCTTCACAACCACCAATCTGAGAGCCAGGGCTGTTGCCTTGTGGATTAGTCCGTCCACCACAGCCTTTAGCGTGGACACGACTGTCAGAATTGGAAGCTGTTTTCCTAGCTTCTTGAAGACTAGAACTCGCTAGCTGGTTAAATTAGGCTTTTCCCCAAATGCAATTGGCAAGACCATCAATATATCCTCCCCTCGCACAAAGGCTTGAAATGCTTCAAGTTGCGCCTATCTTAATTCAGTCCCTAAATTGGCCGTTACTTTTCAGAATGCTTCGCCCCTGAGTTTTTCTCCCCACAGCTTGGCTTGTTTATCTCGCTAGTGGGGAGTAGGAAATTGACGAGGAAATAGCGTGCATATGAGAACCAATCAAAATGTTAGCTCAAATTCTGAGCAAATATTAAATTTTACATGGACTCTTGTCCAGACCAAGTGGATCACAGCTCTTTGCTGTGTAGTCACGTGGGTCACGTCAGCCAGGCTATCACATTTTAACTCAAGCCCGCTTaactctcttccttccctcccgTCTCTCCATCACAGTGACAACCCTATAGCAGACATTTATGGTGCCAACCTCTACAACCACTACTTACAGGCCTGACGCCACTGCAGGGTTCAGATGCAGCTCAAGCGGATCGTTGGGGAGCCCCAGAGCCTGGAGGACAACCACAAAATGATCCGTGACAAAATGGAATGGGTGTCAGGGGTGTACTAGGGGCGAGGACAATACTGTCCTGTCAAGTCTATTCCTGGCCCATATACTGTTCACTTCACTGCCTAGTTAGTTAACAGCCCCTCATGGTCTGGGTCTCAAACGCTGCCtttacacaggcagcctaattctgatcttttgcccaataATTGCTCTTTTGACCAGTCAGATCAGATGTTTTGCCAACAATTGGGTAAAAGATCAGAAttgtgctgcctgtgtaaaccGAGCCTAACAGCTACTCTTTGGTTAGGACAGAGTCCACATAGACCTCTCTGTGACCAATAGATGTCTAAAATACAAGTTAACATATGAAGGAGACTTCCTCCTTAACCCCCTCACTATTGTATTGTCTTTATACAAGTCTAGAATGTCCGTGCACATTTACCATACTGTTCTGCCATTGAGATTTCCGTAACTTTTCCATTTCTGTTGCATGTCCTGTTCTAAAGAGTGTAATTGTGTCTGTTATGGTAATCATGACTATGTTTTTTGGCGACTAAAATGATTCTTAGTTTACTTGAAACAGCCTTAGGGGTGGGTTTGATAGGTCAGTGACTTCCAGGATTATTATAGTATCAGAGTAATTTCTTTATGCAAGTGACTAATTTAAGTCAAGGAATGTTCATTGATGGTCTCCACAACTGATGCAAGGCAAGTATGTTCAATTAACCGTTAACGAAACTAGTCCTACATATCCGCTTGTGTTCAATTAAGGGTTGGAGCATCTTAACAGAGCCAATAGTATGTGAAGGCATGCTATCGGGGGATGTAAGTATTTTATCATGTTTTctaaattatgattattatttttaTGGAATTTGTTATTGAATGTTTTATGCGGGGATGTCAGCATTTGTACAATTTGGCCCATGGTTTGAAGGGAAAGAAGTCTGAGACTGTGGAATTGTCAATGCAACAGTATATTTGACAAACTggaggacatttttttttttaaggtaaaAGATCAAACATTAGGAGTGTTCATTGAAACCAGTCATTTTGACACATACAATAGACCACAGGTGGCCAGAGGATACTTTTACCACGTTTGGTTATTAAATACTGGTTACGTTTTAGACAATAGTAGCAGGTCAAGCACATTAAGGACAGGTGCATGTGACTACTGGCAGCCAAGTTTAAAACTACAGTTAAAGACCCACTCCTGCCTCCCTAGAACTTAATTTATCACCTGATTCACTTAACAAAATAGGTGGTCCATTTCTCCTCTATTGTTCCTGCAAGCAAAGGGAAAATCCGATGACATCAGAGTgcaccatcagaccaactccttgTTTTGGCAAACTCTTGAATTTCGCAATtgtgttaaaaaataataatatttaactattttgctcaaaacattattttttttacccctaaatgtgtgtactgtatttatacttgAAATATTGTTTCAATGGGAAAAGTAAAAAATACAGCTGGAGTGGGACTTTTCAGTGGCAGTGATAGTCTCAATCATCACTACAGTACTTGTATCTATTCCATCCCCACCAACGCACAATATAGTAGACACACACATCCCCAACCCCTAGCCTTTATCCCAACACGCTTCTTGACAGCACCTTTAAATGTGACAGTCTAAAACTAGCAGGCTTTGTAGCAACGTTGATTCCAGACAATTATAgtttctctctaggttaattATACAGTTATCAGGACCATCAGCACAACAACCTCTTGTCCACCTTGCCCATCAATTCTCTCAACAACATGATTTCCTGTCCGTGGAATCGGAGCCATGGATAGGATGGGAGTTTGGGAAGTGTGGGGAGGCCTGTGAGTGTTCGTCTGTGATGGTCAGGCCGTTCCTAACCATCAGCTCCCGGGCCATTAGCACGAAGGCTGCCTCCACATTCTGGGCCTCCTTGGCTGAGGTTTCCAAGGCGGCCAGCGCACCCTTCCCTTCAGCCAGAGTACAGGCATCCTCAAACAGCACTTGTCTCTCCGACTGCAGATCCGACTTGTTCCCTAGGAGAAAAGAGCAGAGAATGGAAATTGATATTTTTATTTGAGTTTCTATTTGAGAAATAGACGACTGTTGATTGCTTGGAAGAATCTATTTATAAGCTCAAGGTAAGTGTCAGACAATTTTCTCTCACCCACCGGTGACGATGAGCACCATATCTGTTATGTCATTATTACAACTGCTCAGTAGGCTTTATAACAGAGTTTGACTAAAGCCACGTGTTGCCTGTGTCTCTCCCACCCACCAATGAGGATGAGAACAACGCTAGCAGCCCCGTACTGCTCCACTTCCTGGATCCAGTGTGTCACAGATTCAAAAGTTGGACGCCGTGTGATGTCATAGGCCACTATAGCGCCGTGGGCACTGCGGTAATAACTCTGGGTGATTGTGCGGAAACGCTCCTGTCCAGCCGTGTCCCACACCTGCAGCTGAGGAGACAAGAAACAACACCCACTTTAGCTGGAGAACACACACTACTAActactaatttcttatacacacactctcaggcCAGGTTAAGGAACAAAGGGTCAGTTTGAACCCACCCATAGCCTTTTCCCCAACCCTCTAGTAGAACAAGATAGGTGTAAACATGGAGAGTGCTCCCCTAAGCACATTGAAAGATTAGCTGGAGACAGCACCACATGCTTACACCTATCCAGTCGCTTCGGCAAACATTAAAGGGCAAAGGACTGTGGGTTGGAGGTCTATGCATCCCTGTGCAGGAGAGACCGGTACAGGGAGGTTTTAATTGATTTCATTTATGCATGAGACGTTTTTAAGGGTGGTCCAAAAACATCCAACCCATCCTCCAAATACACAGACAAACATGTACCTAGGAAAACACACTTATATTGTCCATACAATTATACAGTCTCTTGATACACacccagaaaacacacacacacacactcacagcggGGCGATCCAAAGTTACAGTTTGACCTCTCCTGTTccttaaaacaaacaaaaaagtgcTGAAGACTTCTTTGCTTTTGAGGACAGCAGAGGCAGAACCATTTACACTGTGTAAAGACACAATTAAGCTTGCTAGGCCTATTGACAATAACAAAATACCGGACGGCACAAAAACAACATGTCCTGTACTTAACATCGAAAAATGTGATAAACAATCGTCCCAGAAATCGACACATATTTCCTTACCTTGACCTTCCTGCCATCAATGTCCATGGTGCGTACAGTGAAGTCCACCCCGATAGTGTTTTGTTGTTTCTCCATGAAGACACCAGACTTAAAGCTCTGGACCACGCAGGTCTTCCCCACGTCTGAGTCTCCCACCAGGATGATCTTAAAGAGGAAGTCGAAGGAGTCGTCCTGCTCCGGCCCAGAGGACTGCATGGTGAGGGGTCGACACAGGGAGAATCTGAGAGACAAAACTAAAATAGGGCCAGGCCGAGATGCCCTGCAGCAGCGATAGAACTGGTTCTCTACTGTGTAAGTTGTTAGCTGCGTCAATAACAGTTGAAACTGTTGACAGAGATGGTCATATCCTAGTCAAAAACACGAAGAGAACCCTTCCTCAAGAGGAGCTAAAGAAGTACATGAACATTTACTACTAAAACGGTGTCCCTTCTATGCAGACTGTCTTGGGAAAACTCAGGaactatattttttttaaactggctGCTATACAGAAAACAAATTGTTGGCCAAAACAAGAATATCACGGCTTGTTAGTCCCCTATTTATAACCATAGCCTGTTTCTTCTTCATTATTTTTTCTTGTCAGAAGTTGTATTGAAGATAAGGCTTCAATACGCTATATCCTCTACTTCTACAGGTGTTCTCTACTCAGCCCCTCTTCGGGTATTTCCTCAGGTGTCCATCTCCCAAAGTGAGCTCATTCCACACACAAATAAAATGTCATATTCAAAATAATATCACAATTAAAGATGTTCTGGAAGGCTTCCAAAAGGTCCACGTTTAAAGTCTTTGCCCTTTTTCAAAGGTTGTGTACATCAAATCACTCCCATTCTTTGTGCTCAGACCTCCAACTGTTTCCCTGCACAGTTGGTGTTCTTATGCCCTTTAtaccatatttctctctctactctgttgtTCTCCCCGCTCTCATTCGTTCACAGACAGCTACGGTACACCCCTTACCTTTCCTGGCAGGTGTGATTTCCAGTTGCCTGCCCACCTGCACCACTGCATCTTGGGAATTGTAGTTTTCCGGGCAAGGTCCAGGGTCTGtgaggacaggaaggagggaTCAGTCGCAGCGGTCACATTTAAGACTTGTCTCTAGGTTCTTGCAAGGCTCACTGGGTACACATCCTTAAGTCAATAGAGGGAGCCACTCCAGGAAGTTAAGCTGCGTGTGGCGAAATGTAAACACAATAATTTTGTCTTGACAAGTGGCCTTTGGACCCCAGAGAGCTGCATACAAATACTCAGAAACACACAGGCGGCTTCCCCTCTCTCACTATTCGCACCTCCTGACTGCCGTCAACTAACACATTCCAGTGCATTCAACAGCTAAATATAGAACACAAGACAGCTAAGAACACAAGACAACGCTTAAGCGTTTCTCAGTAAACATCTTGTTAATGAGGGTTAATTGAATTTACTGTGTGATGAATCCATTTTACCTCAGGCGCCATACATTGACCTCGCGAGGAGATAAAGTGAAGTGATGAAGAGTCTACTGTTCTGGAATCAGAGACCCCCTCTTttcttccatttctctctccaccCACACACTGGTTTGTCGTCATCTCAGCCCACAGAGGCACAAGGCACAGCTGGACACAGAACAATGCGTGCGAGTGTGAGTGGCGCTGTGCACCAGGGCTGGCCTATCTCTGGCCCCAACCACCATGTTCTTCCTCTGAGTGTGTGGTCACATGACGGTTCCACATTAAGCCCTGCAGCCTGAGGAATGTTTATCTTTCACCCACTGACACCATATCTCCTATTATTGCCTTATCTACAGCTGTCTACTGATCAACTCATGTTATATTagcatttttatttttactgTGTAATAGTTCAAGCATAAGAAATAACACTTGTCAATCTCCCTCTTTGTCTGCTATCCATTTAGGTTGATGaatctaaaatgaattaaaataTCCAGCCCATAGCCATAATATAAATAGCCACAACTAAACAGTACAATAAACAGTTTTTATTGACATCCTGAACTATGCAAGCAAAAAAATGTACATGTCATTAGAAAATTGTTGTCAGTGAAAGTAACAGAATTTGTAAAAATATTTAGCTTCACATCAATCATAAAATATTCTTTGAGAATTAAGAACCTATACAaatctggcatcaaaaaacataCACTACCACAACGTGTCTTTTCGATAAGAAATACATGAAAACACAGTCAATGGACGAGTGCAACTGAGTCTACACAGTgcagtcggaaagtattcagacctgaccatttcccacattttgttacgctacagccttattttaaactGGACTAAatattgtttttcctcatcaatctacacacaataccacacagtgacaaagcgaaaacaggtttttagaatttattgcaaatgtataaaaaaaaaaaacagaaatacctataCCATGGTTCACCAACTAGTAGCCCGCAGGTGATTTtattattgttggacataaaagactgaaAACatcagcaaatcagctccaagtgatttgaATTTTGGCAATCTGTTTCAAAAGATTCACATGCAtaaaagagagatatactgtttGTGATCTAattcaaatgtaagcaaggtttgaaattatccgatttttttgtcaaatgttatatcggtttgggcttcttgcggtcaatttacAGTCTACAAATGATCTGTAATTATATTCCGGCCACCTGATCATCCACTCAAAaaagttgatgatccctggtatGTACATTAGCATGGTCACCTCCCCTGTGTCCTCTAACAGTACCATAAAGCGCCTaaacactg from Oncorhynchus masou masou isolate Uvic2021 chromosome 22, UVic_Omas_1.1, whole genome shotgun sequence harbors:
- the LOC135509588 gene encoding ras-related protein Rab-19-like isoform X1 translates to MTTNQCVGGERNGRKEGVSDSRTVDSSSLHFISSRGQCMAPETLDLARKTTIPKMQWCRWAGNWKSHLPGKFQLLLTQLTTYTVENQFYRCCRASRPGPILVLSLRFSLCRPLTMQSSGPEQDDSFDFLFKIILVGDSDVGKTCVVQSFKSGVFMEKQQNTIGVDFTVRTMDIDGRKVKLQVWDTAGQERFRTITQSYYRSAHGAIVAYDITRRPTFESVTHWIQEVEQYGAASVVLILIGNKSDLQSERQVLFEDACTLAEGKGALAALETSAKEAQNVEAAFVLMARELMVRNGLTITDEHSQASPHFPNSHPIHGSDSTDRKSCC
- the LOC135509588 gene encoding ras-related protein Rab-19-like isoform X2; translation: MTTNQCVGGERNGRKEGVSDSRTVDSSSLHFISSRGQCMAPETLDLARKTTIPKMQWCRWAGNWKSHLPGKSSGPEQDDSFDFLFKIILVGDSDVGKTCVVQSFKSGVFMEKQQNTIGVDFTVRTMDIDGRKVKLQVWDTAGQERFRTITQSYYRSAHGAIVAYDITRRPTFESVTHWIQEVEQYGAASVVLILIGNKSDLQSERQVLFEDACTLAEGKGALAALETSAKEAQNVEAAFVLMARELMVRNGLTITDEHSQASPHFPNSHPIHGSDSTDRKSCC